CATGGAGTAAAAAAAGAAACTCTACTGGAATTGCAGGATTTCGGAATTGAGATCATAAACGCCACTTGTCCTTACGTTTCCAAAGCTCAGGAACAAGCACAGATTCTGAGTAAGGAAGGATATCAGGTTATCATAATGGGAGACAAAGATCATCCCGAAGTGAAAGCACTTCGTTCCTATCTGGATGGAGAAGTTATCATTGTAGAAAATGCCAGCGAACTTCCTGCGAAAAAATTTGGTAAGATCGGAATTATCTGTCAAACGACTCGAAATATAACCGATTTGGAAAATCTGGTTCAAAAACTGATTTCCCAAAGCCATGAAATCCGCGTCATCAATACTATTTGCAATGCTACAAGTGTTCGTCAGGAATCGACTGTTGAACTGGCAAAACAAAGTGAAGTAATGATAGTGATAGGCGGAAAAAACAGTTCAAACACAAAAATGCTTGCCAAGATCAGCAAAAATTTTGTAGAGACATATCACATTGAAACAGAACGTGAAATCGAATGTAAGTGGTTTAAAGATAAGGTAAATATCGGTATCACGGCAGGTGCTTCCACACCAGACTGGATTATCGTGGAAGTACACAACAAAATTATTAAATGTATGGGGAATATCGATAAAAAAGTAGATAATATCGAAGATATTCCCGGATTCAAGGAGGATGAATGATTGTTAACGATCAAAAAGAAATCAAGGATGAAAAAAATCCTAAAAAAGAAGTTCTTGTAGAAACAAAAAAAGAAGAAGTAAAAGAAGAAATCAAACAACCTGAAACGGAAGCAAAAGAAGAAACCAAAGAAGTAAAAACCGAAGAGAAGAAAGAAGAGCAACCAGCAGAATTAGCAGAAGAAAAAGTAGAAAAACCTGCTGAAAAAACTGAAGAAACTGAAAAACCTGCTGAAGTAACTGAAGAGAAAGTTGAAGAAGTGAAAACTGAAAAACCAAAAGAACTTTCCAAAAAGAAAAAAGACGAAATGGATATGATGAGTCTTTTGGATGAACATTTCAGCAAATTCGATGCAGGAAAGATCGTGGAAGGAACAGTAGTAAGTGTTGATGAAAGATCAGTTCTGGTTGACATCGGTTTCAAATCGGAAAGTGCTATTTCAATTCGTGAATTCACCAATTCCACTTTGCCGGAGATTGGAAGCAAAATCAAAGTTTACATCGATTCTGTGGAAGATGGTTCCGGACGTCTCAAGCTTTCCAAAAAGAAAGCAGATTTCTATTTGAATCTGGAAGAATTGGAAAAAGTTCACGATAAGAATGAATCTGTAAAAGGTATTTTGCGTCGACGTGTGAAAGGCGGAATGATAGTTGAAATTGATGGACTAGAAGCTTTTCTTCCCGGTTCACAAATATCCACAAAACCAATTCCGAATTTAGATCAGTTCATCGGAAAAGAGTCTGATTTCAAAATTCTGAAAATAGATAAAGAAAGAAGAAATATAATAGTTTCTCGCAAGAAAGTTCTCATCGAAGAACAAGAAGAAAAACTACAAGAACTTCGTAAAGTAATCGTAGAAGGTGCAGAGCTTGATGGTGAAGTTCGCAATATTACAGATTACGGTGCTTTTATCGACCTGGGTGGAATTGATGGCCTGCTTCATATCACAGATATGAGTTGGGGACACATCAAGCATCCTAGTGATATGTTGAATATCGGCGATAAAGTTAAAGTAAAAGTTCTCAATTATGATGTAGATGAAGGTAAAGTTTCTCTTGGACTTAAGCAGCTTGTTCCTCATCCCTGGGAAAACATCGAAACAAAATATCCGGAAGGAACCATTGTTTCTGGTAAAGTTGTGAACATTACCAATTATGGTGTGTTCGTAGAATTAGAATCTGGCGTAGAAGGCCTTGTTCATATTTCTGAAATGAGCTGGACTAAGAAGATCAAACATCCAAAGCAGATCCTGAAACTTGGTGATTCGATAAAAGCAATCGTTTTACATACTTCCAAAGAAGAGAAAAGAATTTCTCTGGGAATCAAGCAGATGGAACCGAATCCCTGGCTTACCATAGAAGAACGTTATCCAATCGGATCCGTTTTGAAAGGTACAATTAAAAGCATCACTCCATTTGGTGTTTTTGTTGAGATCGAAAAAGATATAGAAGGTCTTATTCATATATCCGATATTTCCTGGACGAAGCGAATTTATCATCCCAAAGAAGTTTACAAAAAAGGTCAGGAAGTGAAAGTTGTAGTTATTTCCATCGATAAAACATTACACAGAATTGCACTGGGCGTGAAACAGCTTACCGAAGATCCCTGGGATAAACTGGATGAGAAACTTCCGATCAATACCGAGCTGAAAGCTAAAATCGTAAAACTTATCTCCAAAGGTGTTTTAGTGGATGTGGGAGTTGATGGAAATATGGTAGAAGGATTTGTTCCACTTTCTCATCTGGCAATTCCTGGACTGAAAAAAGCAGGAATGGCTTTTGAAGTGAGTGAAGAACTTCCCCTTAAGATCATCGAACTCGATCTGGAAAATAGAAGACTTATCCTCAGCGTAAAAGCTTATTACTTTGCCAAAGATGCAGAAGAACTTCAGAAATATGTAGACGAACATCAACAGAAAGTTCGCGAAAAAATCGAAAAGAGACGTGCTATAAAAGAAAATCTGGTTGAACAAGAAGAAGAGCCAAAAC
The genomic region above belongs to Candidatus Cloacimonadota bacterium and contains:
- a CDS encoding 4-hydroxy-3-methylbut-2-enyl diphosphate reductase, which gives rise to MSVRIARNSGFCFGVKRAINLALDAAKNHDSIITLGPIIHNPQMVQKLASEGIMSVDDTKEINNRPTIIRSHGVKKETLLELQDFGIEIINATCPYVSKAQEQAQILSKEGYQVIIMGDKDHPEVKALRSYLDGEVIIVENASELPAKKFGKIGIICQTTRNITDLENLVQKLISQSHEIRVINTICNATSVRQESTVELAKQSEVMIVIGGKNSSNTKMLAKISKNFVETYHIETEREIECKWFKDKVNIGITAGASTPDWIIVEVHNKIIKCMGNIDKKVDNIEDIPGFKEDE
- a CDS encoding 30S ribosomal protein S1, producing MIVNDQKEIKDEKNPKKEVLVETKKEEVKEEIKQPETEAKEETKEVKTEEKKEEQPAELAEEKVEKPAEKTEETEKPAEVTEEKVEEVKTEKPKELSKKKKDEMDMMSLLDEHFSKFDAGKIVEGTVVSVDERSVLVDIGFKSESAISIREFTNSTLPEIGSKIKVYIDSVEDGSGRLKLSKKKADFYLNLEELEKVHDKNESVKGILRRRVKGGMIVEIDGLEAFLPGSQISTKPIPNLDQFIGKESDFKILKIDKERRNIIVSRKKVLIEEQEEKLQELRKVIVEGAELDGEVRNITDYGAFIDLGGIDGLLHITDMSWGHIKHPSDMLNIGDKVKVKVLNYDVDEGKVSLGLKQLVPHPWENIETKYPEGTIVSGKVVNITNYGVFVELESGVEGLVHISEMSWTKKIKHPKQILKLGDSIKAIVLHTSKEEKRISLGIKQMEPNPWLTIEERYPIGSVLKGTIKSITPFGVFVEIEKDIEGLIHISDISWTKRIYHPKEVYKKGQEVKVVVISIDKTLHRIALGVKQLTEDPWDKLDEKLPINTELKAKIVKLISKGVLVDVGVDGNMVEGFVPLSHLAIPGLKKAGMAFEVSEELPLKIIELDLENRRLILSVKAYYFAKDAEELQKYVDEHQQKVREKIEKRRAIKENLVEQEEEPKPAEETKEEPVENSKKEQVVEKAEVKPEEEKPEEKETEKEESTEEQPEEKPEEEKPEEKETEKEESTEEQPEEKPEAEEKKEEKPAEEKAKEETPEEETTDEEPEEEKQEEEK